From the Cryptomeria japonica chromosome 2, Sugi_1.0, whole genome shotgun sequence genome, one window contains:
- the LOC131034009 gene encoding transcription termination factor MTERF9, chloroplastic, translated as MCICITEEDIFVHMLSYNCCLCFGPAVVISKYREAGSFIRRNQSNAFICFPYKFNLRMVKSYGRYDYEYDYSYDNDDDDEEDLDIDSDGYCSEEDLLPDLNNLKSENAKSVGKTSDPRYLRAVKGPPCPERELKHVNEKKNVLPMHETSLSSSVPSRADSSLLQHMSLNLSRKGWEKRAIKNIQQQKLIGIAVEKKKAKQKIMFKSSMPKDVKTLAESISMEKKRAEQTVMLKSSKFEDFGPLIGRIPAGKKKAEQNIMFKSFKSKHVDSLMEGIAMEKKKANQEIMIKSSKLKGFDPVTKSIAMEKKRSNQKIMLKSSKSKCVEPFTEIIATKKNTEQKNMLKPSEAEDVELTGRSKLMHSTSAIMDAEIKTVNYEQIKAAKVEDIRRYHMAKQLGYEARGGPLIQYLRSMGFKESHLARIYDRHKPALQIKVEAVRKRLDFLVSVGVKSEDLVKIITRHPQILEYTIDGKIKSHIEFLRSLGVPASRLGRILTAAPSLLSYNVELSLKPKVRFLTEEVGIERKKLGKIVVLSPQILIQSVEDSMKCRLDFLSKELGASKDSLVKMVTKHPQLLRYNIENGIKPRIDFLRSIGMSNGDIVKVLTRLTQILSLSVEKSLRPKYLYLVKELNNGVQSLITNPAYFSLSLEQRIWARHRFLISLNKVPRGPFPLTPLLVADDSFCAQWANSTLEEYEAFRKELILSNLKRQVLQKYGSCL; from the exons ATGTGTATTTGCATAACGGAGGAAGACATATTTGTTCATATGTTATCTTATAACTGTTGCCTCTGCTTTGGTCCTGCGGTGGTTATTAGCAAGTACAGGGAAGCGGGATCATTCATAAGGAGGAATCAGAGCAATGCCTTTATTTGTTTTCCATACAAATTCAATCTTAGAATGGTCAAAAGTTATGGGCGTTATGACTATGAGTACGATTATAGCTACGACAacgacgatgatgatgaagaagatttgGATATTGATTCCGATGGATATTGCAGCGAGGAA GATCTTCTACCAGACCTCAATAACTTGAAATCTGAGAATGCCAAATCAGTGGGAAAAACCTCTGATCCCAGGTATCTGAGGGCAGTTAAAGGTCCACCTTGCCCCGAAAGAGAGCTGAAGCatgtaaatgaaaagaaaaatgtTCTTCCAATGCATGAAACAAGCCTATCTAGTAGTGTTCCATCAAGGGCCGATTCATCACTCCTGCAACACATGTCTTTGAATTTATCTCGGAAGGGATGGGAAAAGAGAGCCATCAAGAACATCCAGCAGCAGAAACTAATAGGTATTGCAGTGGAAAAAAAGAAAGCCAAGCAGAAAATTATGTTTAAATCTTCTATGCCCAAAGATGTTAAAACTCTTGCAGAAAGTATTTCAATGGAAAAGAAGAGAGCTGAGCAGACTGTTATGCTTAAATCTTCTAAGTTTGAAGATTTTGGCCCCCTAATTGGAAGGATTCCAGCGGGAAAGAAGAAAGCTGAGCAGAACATTATGTTTAAATCTTTCAAGTCCAAACATGTTGACTCTCTTATGGAAGGTATTGCAATGGAAAAGAAGAAAGCCAACCAGGAAATTATGATCAAATCTTCTAAATTAAAAGGTTTTGACCCTGTTACAAAAAGTATTGCAATGGAAAAGAAGAGATCAAATCAGAAAATTATGCTTAAATCTTCCAAGTCCAAATGTGTTGAGCCTTTTACAGAAATTATTGCAACGAAGAAGAATACAGAGCAGAAAAATATGCTTAAACCTTCCGAGGCTGAAGATGTTGAACTTACAGGAAGATCTAAGTTAATGCATTCCACAAGTGCAATCATGGATGCCGAG ATTAAAACAGTCAATTATGAGCAGATTAAAGCAGCAAAGGTTGAAGATATCAGACGTTATCATATGGCAAAGCAATTAGGATATGAAGCGAGAGGTGGACCCTTAATTCAGTACTTGAGGAGCATGGGCTTTAAGGAGTCTCATTTGGCTCGAATTTATGATAGGCACAAACCTGCCCTACAGATAAAAGTAGAAGCTGTTCGGAAAAGATTAGATTTTTTAGTAAGTGTGGGGGTAAAATCTGAAGACTTGGTGAAAATTATTACAAGGCATCCTCAAATATTGGAGTACACTATTGATGGAAAAATAAAATCACACATTGAATTTTTGCGAAGCTTGGGTGTTCCTGCTTCCCGATTAGGTAGAATACTTACAGCTGCTCCATCCTTGCTCTCATATAATGTGGAGCTTTCTTTGAAACCAAAGGTAAGATTTTTAACTGAGGAAGTTGGCATCGAAAGGAAGAAATTGGGAAAAATTGTGGTCCTAAGTCCTCAAATACTGATTCAAAGTGTGGAAGATTCAATGAAATGTAGGTTAGATTTTCTATCAAAGGAGCTTGGAGCTTCGAAGGATAGTTTAGTGAAAATGGTCACAAAACATCCACAGCTTCTCCGGTACAACATTGAAAACGGTATAAAGCCAAGAATTGATTTCTTAAGGAGCATTGGGATGAGTAATGGTGACATTGTGAAAGTTTTAACAAGACTCACACAG ATTTTGTCTCTGTCAGTGGAGAAGAGCTTGCGTCCCAAATACTTATATTTAGTCAAAGAACTCAACAATGGAGTTCAGTCATTGATAACTAATCCTGCATATTTCAGTCTTTCACTTGAACAACGCATCTGGGCTCGTCACAGATTCTTGATTTCCTTGAACAAGGTGCCAAGAGGCCCTTTTCCACTCACACCCTTGCTTGTTGCAGATGATTCTTTTTGTGCACAGTGGGCTAACTCAACTCTTGAAGAGTATGAGGCATTTCGAAAAGAGTTGATACTAAGCAACTTGAAAAGGCAGGTTTTACAGAAGTATGGTTCTTGTCTGTAG